From the Capnocytophaga sp. oral taxon 878 genome, the window TTGTTTATTATCTTCCAAGAAAAGAAGCTTTAGCTTAGGCAAGGTTGCCAAGTCTTTCAAAGCTTCATCGGTAATATCAGTATTGATAAAACCCATATTTACCAACGATTTTACTCTCACTATTTGCGCTACCATAGCGTCTGTTAGCGCAACATCTTTATAATGATGCCCTTTGCAAAAACGCTCTTCGGTTACTTCTCTCAAAGCTGCTTCTAAGCTGATAGGGTGTTTGTATGCGGCCATATCTTTATGTGTTTAGGTTCTTATAAGGGTCTATTTACTTCGTACAAAGCCTCTGCTTCGCTAAGAGGGTTTCCATAATTGTAATATTGGTTTTTATCCTTGCCATAGGGCAGTTTATATCCTTCTGGAGAAGTGAGCACTACCACCTCAAAAGTATCGTAATCTGCTTCTTTGATGAGTTTGTTCAGGTAATAAATACGTTTATCATCTTTGGTATAGAAATGCGAAATCTTTCCCCAAGTCGCCGGATTTGCCTTAGGCAAAGACGACTTCCCATAGTAAACACTCCTATCATCTTTCCCAAAATCACCATCGTTCATCGAGACAAATGTCGCCGGATTGGCCTTAGCAAGTAGCTTTATCTTCCCGTGATAATCCTCATAATACACCTGCTTGCTATCTTTGGCATACCCATACGGAATCTCTACACGCACCACTCGCCTGATACCATCACTAAACTCCCACGATGTCTCTCTATCTCTATCCGTCCTGTGTACACCCTCATCACACACCTCAAAAGTGCTAATATCAGCAGGCTCAAAGCGCCCTCCCGATGTCCATACACTTTGATAATCGGTAGCATAACACTCGTTGAGCATTTCAAATGTCTTAGCATTAGCCCCTTTAAGAGTGCGCCCCACGATATAACAATGCTTGTCATCTTTAGCAAAAAAGCCATTAAAATAAACAAAAGTATCAAGATTTGCCTTCTCTATAGCCGAATAGCGGTAGTATATTCGCTTGCCGTCTGTCCAATAGCAGGGCGTTTCTTGTGTGTCCACCATATAAAAACGCGGGTCTTTGTCAATATCTGCTACAGTGCGGATATCAATATCAAAAAAAGGGGGCTTCTTAGCCTCTAACTTAGTAATTTTCATCATTTTTCTTATTTTATTTGTTTATCCAATCTTTCAATCGCTTATTTCTTTCCCTCTCCCCCTATTACCTATTGCCTAAAATACATCTTTTCCTCATTTTTATTACCAATCTTTCAAAATTCTCCCATCTCCCAGTCTCTCCTCTTATCTCTTACCTCTTGCCTGATAATCAGCCTATTTCCACCCCACTCTCTTACCTCTTATCTCTTATCTTTTACCTACTTTAAACGAACCTATAACGAACTATAAACGAACTGTAAACGAAGGATAGACTTTTATTTGCTGAAAATCAACCCTTTATTCCCCAAACTTTCTCTTTGCAAAAATCACAACAAAATCGCCCAAACCTTACATTTTTCTCATCCCCTCCCCTACTAATGTGTAATCTCAAATTGCTTATCCCCTATCTGCACCCACGCTTTACCATTCTCAAAGAGAGCCCCATCATCGTAGATAAATGGAATCACAGTCTCATTTTTATCATTGATATAGCCATATTTAGCGCCTTTCTTCACCAAGGCAAGCCCCTCGGTAAAATAAGAAGCATCATCGTACAAAAAAGGTATGATTTGTTCGCCTTTCCGGTTGATAAAACCCCATTTGCCGTCTTTCTTTACAGCTACATAATCTTTATAAAAGTAGGCAGTATCTTCATAGATAAACGGAATCACCTCTTCTCCTTTCTCATTGATAAAGCCCCATTTGCCATTCAATAGGGCAGCAGCAGGGCGATGGTTATAAAAGTCATTGTCATCTATAAGGTCGTATTTTATGGGAGTAATCTCCTTGCCAGAGGTATCTATCAATCCGTATTGCGCACCTATTCTCACCATTGCCACTCCTTGAAAGAAGTCATAGACAAAATCGTACTTTATAGGAGTAATAAGAGCTCCCTTCTCATTGATGTAGCCCCATTTGTCACCTTGCCTTACACAAGCAAAGCCCTCGTGAAAATCGGTTATTTCATCATATTTCTCTTGCTTATTTGTATTCATCATTTTAACTGCTTTTTATGTGCCGAAATCTGTCCTTCAAAGTCTATTTCTTTTCCCAAGAGCTGACGATAATAGCTTGTAAGTATCATAGCCGACATATCATCGGGGTGTTTAACACCTTTCTCTAAAAAAAACTTTACAAGTTCAGGATTTCCACCCCTAATCCACTCATTCCGAATGCCCATTCCTATCGTAAAATGACTTTCCATAAAGAATTCTTCTTCGGTAAGCGTCTTTATATACTCCTTATCCTCCTTTTTGAGGTTCTTATCCAGCATTTGGATACATTCTGTCAGGTTTTTAGGTTTTTCTTTTTTCATATCAGTCTTTTCTTTTTGTCCAAAAGCTACAAAACTAATGATACACATACAAAAAGTAATAAGATGCTTCATATAATTACTAAATATTTAAGCCATATTTTTTAGCATACCCCTTTAAAGTTCTTTCAGCCAAAGGATTGACATCTTTTAAAAGTTCATTATATACCGTTTGGGCTTTCTCTATATACCCGTGTTCCCCATAAAACACAAGCGCTCCAAAAGAAGGAAAAATTGAATTAGCCGAATAGAAAATCTTCTCTACACTATCATATTGTTTAAAAAAAGGCAGAATATATTGTTGTATATCTTCCTGTACTCTCTTAATCAACTCTTGTTCATTGGTATTTTCGTCCACTTCATACCATAGCTCTTTTCTCCCTCGTAAATCGTTAATAGTTTTACGGATAAGACAAACAGGTTCTGTAGGGTAATCAGGGACTTGTCCTGTATGTTTAAAATCATAATAGCCCAACCAAAATTTAGGTTCAAAAATCCCTATATTAATCCGAAACCTAATGTTATCTCTATCCCCATAAATGCTTTTCTGTATATTGATGATATGCCCTACCTCAGCAAGCCTTTGATAATAGTTTAAGGCTTTCTTTTTAAAAGAAAGCGGTTTGAGCAAAAGGGTAAAACCTTCTTTTACAATCCTATCAAATTTAATTTGCGTGTCTGTTTTCATAATTAATTTATTAATCAGTTGTCGAGGCTATAATCCCTATATACCAATACATACACGGATTATAGACCGTCCAAAAGAAACTCCCTCTCCCCTTTTTGCCCTCATCAAAGTAATTAGAGCTATCCGTACTCCACTTACAGACTTCTATTTGCGAAATATCGGTAAAAAGTAACCTACAAAAATCTAAAAAGAAATTGCCTTTTTCAAAATTGCTTTTTGTAATCATAAAAGAGAACCGAGGCTGAAAGAAAGCGTAAGCAAAGGCTTCCTTTTTGAGCTCTTCCTCTGTCATAGCCACTGCTTTTTCAGGCACTTCTTTATCATCATAGTAAAAATACCGATTGTGCAGTTTCTCACCACTAAGAATTATCCTTCCGCTCACCTCTTCATATTGCCAGCCCATAAAGTCTTGTACAGAAATCTCCTTACCCGAGTCTTTAAGGACACCAAAATCGTAGTCCATCGTAAAAAGTTTTGTACGATTTATTTTAGATTTAGCCGCTATACGGTCAAGACGCGTATTTACTTCTTCTGCTACCGAAATAAGAGTCTGCTGGGCTACTGCCAAATGCTTCTGATAAGGTGTATCGTCCTGCTCCGTATCCAACTGAAAGAAACGAAAGTCTATCATACCGCCTTCTCGTTCGTAGGCTTTATACTTTTCTATAAACTTAGGTATTTCTATAGTTGTCATTTTTAATATTTAATTCTTATCCGCAAAAGGCGCTAACAGTTGTTTTATCTCTTCCTTTATGGTTGCGTTATCCACACTAGCACCTTGTTTTTCTATAGGCTCAAAGTAGTAAAGGTCGTTTAGAATCCCATATATAGCTATAGCACGCAGACTGCTAGGTTCAGAGTTTTGGTACAATTGCACCAAAAAAGCAATTGCCCACTTATATGCCACACAATACACGCCACTATGGTTATTACCTATAGCACTTATAAAAGCCTCTGCAAGAGCATTCCCTTCTTGCGAATTAATATTAATAATTTGCTCTAACAGATTAATAACTTGGGGTTCTCCCTCCAATGTATACTTCTCACAGAACGACAATTGCATTTTCAGCACTCTTTTAAGGCGTGTTTCTTCCTTTTTAGCCTCATTAATATAGTTTACCCACTCTTTTTGATGAGAAGCAGGCAAGGTAAGGAAATGCTTTTTTACATTTTCACTTAACAAAGACGTTATATCTATCATACTTTATGTTGTTTAGAATGCTTTTTGATGTTCTATTTCCCCCAATCAACAGGCGCCCATTGGGTAAGATGCCAAGGGAAATCATTAAGGTCTATTCCGTTGTATTTCTCATAGATATCCCCTCCTTTTTCCCAAGGGTTAGGTTTGCCTTGTACCATCTCGTTTATAGGGTGTTCAGCAGTAAAGGCGTGGCAAAAAAGATTCTTATCGGCTGCATAGCCTCCATATTTCTGTACTGCTTTGGCTACCAAAAAGGTAAAAGGACGAAGTTTTAGCTTGTTAAGGTCTATGTTAGGATCTATCCGAAACCATTGCCCTTCCAACGGGGCATTAGGGTTTGTTGAAGTGCCATCTCCTTGTTTTGCTGGATAAGAAAAACCTTTCCCTGCATTGGCAATAGTAAAGGATAGCGCGTGGCATATCTCACCTTTTCGCGCCTCTGCAATGCCTATTTGAGAGAGTGGATTAAGCATACACACTACTGCCGACCCTCCTGTGGTGTGTTGCATCGCAAAGTTATCCTTACCCAAATCTTTAAAGTTTGGTTTTGCTTTAAAATATCCCGAAGCAGCAAAATGCCAAGTACCTTTCTCATCTTTAACAGCGTAAAAATATTCTCGCATCATCCCTGTTGCTTTGTCATAAACAGCAAAAGCTCTATCCCCTCCGCCTGCTGGTTGTGCATATTTAGGCAAGGGGATGCGCCCCGTAGTATACTTAATAAGGTCTTGTCTGTAAATAACTCTATTATCTTTAGATTCAAAATAAGCATATTCCTGATGAGGGTTATTAGAATCTACCACATAAATAGGGATGTTATAAGATGTTGTACACAATGAAGTTAGCACCGTTTTTTTAAATCTTTCAGGCAGATATTCAGCGGGCATTTTAGGCATATAAGCTGCTATGGCAGCCGAGTTCGTTGCCAAAGGCATATTTTTAACTTCTCTTGTGAAAATAGACCCCTGAGCTATATAAGGCTCAAAGAGACTTCCCGTATAATAATACCCTTTCTGCTGTTCTTCTTCTCCTGATTGTTTGCTACAAGCAGATAATATAAGTAGAAAGAAAAAGTAAATAAGTGTTTTGTTATGTGTCATTTTAAATATTTTTATTGATTTCATTTCTTGCCTTGTTTAGAGAGAGCTTGAGCAAGCTGAGTAAATTGTTCTTTTATTTATACATCAAAATAACTAAACACAAACTTAGGGGGTAACTCATACAAAAGATAATCGCCCACGATAAGCCCTATACATTCATTTTTATCATTATATACACAAGCCTCTACCACAAGTTTATTCATCTTTTTATCTTTATACAAGGTCAGTTCACGTAGTTTATTCACTTCCTTATCTATATCTTCTATAGGAAAGAGGTGTAATACGCTTTTATCCTCTACAAAATCAAGAGTCTCATTGATTTCTTCTAAAAACGCTCCCGAAACACCAAACTTTTCAGCTAATACTTGGGTATCTTCGGCTTTATAGGCTTCTAAAAAGTCGGTAAGGGCGTAGTAAATTTCTGTTTTAAGGGATTGTGTAATTTCCATATAGTGTTATTTAATCTTTGCTATATCGTTTTTATAACTTGCAAAAGTATAGCGACGCAAAAGCAATTTTGAGACTTTTCAGATAGCCTCAACGAGTGTATTAACAACTAAAGTAGTGAAATACAAACTTAGGAAATTGGTCTCTAAGGTTGTAATATCCTTTGATGATGGCAAAATATTCTTGATCATCCCACAAGTGGGCTTCTACTCCTACAGCGGTATCATCATTGTTGAAGTTATACACCTCTAAATTCACCCCTCCACCTTCTTCTTTGTCCATTTCTTCTATAGGAAAGAGGTGTAACACGCTTTTGTCTTCTACAAAGTCAAGCAT encodes:
- a CDS encoding DKNYY domain-containing protein; its protein translation is MMKITKLEAKKPPFFDIDIRTVADIDKDPRFYMVDTQETPCYWTDGKRIYYRYSAIEKANLDTFVYFNGFFAKDDKHCYIVGRTLKGANAKTFEMLNECYATDYQSVWTSGGRFEPADISTFEVCDEGVHRTDRDRETSWEFSDGIRRVVRVEIPYGYAKDSKQVYYEDYHGKIKLLAKANPATFVSMNDGDFGKDDRSVYYGKSSLPKANPATWGKISHFYTKDDKRIYYLNKLIKEADYDTFEVVVLTSPEGYKLPYGKDKNQYYNYGNPLSEAEALYEVNRPL
- a CDS encoding WG repeat-containing protein; translation: MMNTNKQEKYDEITDFHEGFACVRQGDKWGYINEKGALITPIKYDFVYDFFQGVAMVRIGAQYGLIDTSGKEITPIKYDLIDDNDFYNHRPAAALLNGKWGFINEKGEEVIPFIYEDTAYFYKDYVAVKKDGKWGFINRKGEQIIPFLYDDASYFTEGLALVKKGAKYGYINDKNETVIPFIYDDGALFENGKAWVQIGDKQFEITH
- a CDS encoding DUF6794 domain-containing protein, translated to MKHLITFCMCIISFVAFGQKEKTDMKKEKPKNLTECIQMLDKNLKKEDKEYIKTLTEEEFFMESHFTIGMGIRNEWIRGGNPELVKFFLEKGVKHPDDMSAMILTSYYRQLLGKEIDFEGQISAHKKQLK
- a CDS encoding DUF4304 domain-containing protein, coding for MKTDTQIKFDRIVKEGFTLLLKPLSFKKKALNYYQRLAEVGHIINIQKSIYGDRDNIRFRINIGIFEPKFWLGYYDFKHTGQVPDYPTEPVCLIRKTINDLRGRKELWYEVDENTNEQELIKRVQEDIQQYILPFFKQYDSVEKIFYSANSIFPSFGALVFYGEHGYIEKAQTVYNELLKDVNPLAERTLKGYAKKYGLNI
- a CDS encoding YdeI/OmpD-associated family protein translates to MIDITSLLSENVKKHFLTLPASHQKEWVNYINEAKKEETRLKRVLKMQLSFCEKYTLEGEPQVINLLEQIININSQEGNALAEAFISAIGNNHSGVYCVAYKWAIAFLVQLYQNSEPSSLRAIAIYGILNDLYYFEPIEKQGASVDNATIKEEIKQLLAPFADKN